TTGGCGGGTGGCGTCGGGTGCGGGCGCGTCCTGGACCAGTTCGACCGTATCGGGGGCACTGTCGGCAAGGCCGGCCGGCAGGCCGCGGCGGGGCAGCCGACCGCGCTCGACCAGCGCCTGGATGCGGCTGAACACCTCGGAGCGACCGAACGGCTTCTTCATGAAGTCGTCGGCGCCGATGCGCTGGCCGTAGAACTCCTCGGTGGCGCGCAGGTTGCCGCTGATCATGATCACCGGGATATGGTGGCTTCGCGGATCCCGGCGCATCGCGCGCAGCACGGCGAAGCCGCTCATGCCGGGCAGGACGATGTCCAGGAACACCAGGTCGGGAAGGTCGCGGGTCACCGTTTCCAGGCCCTGCTCGCCGTCGACCGCTTCGCTGACCTCGTAGCCGGCCTGGCGCAGCATCTTGCCGAGCACGGCGACCACCGTGCTGGAGTCGTCCACCACCAGGATGCGCAGACCCTCGCGGGCATCCACGCGCTCGGTCGAGCGCCGCTCGGGCGGTTCGGATTCCTTGCGGAACAGGTTCTTGAACAGGCCGAGGGGACCCGCCACGGCAGCCTCCTTGATGCCAGTGCCGCGCCGAGTGTGCGCCGGCCGGGCCGGCCGGGCAAGGGGCGGCGGGGGATCCGGGCCACGACGGTCTTCGTTGCCGCCCCTGGGTTTCGCCTGCCGTCAGGCCCGCGGACCGGGGCCGTGCGGACCTCCCCGGGCGGGCCCACCGCTGGCCGCAAGTGCGCGCTGCCCGGACGCAGCCGGCTTGATCGCGGCGGGGGGCTGGACGAAGCTGGCCGTCCCCGTCGTCACCGGAAGCATCGCAATGACCCGAATGCTGTGGATTTTCGCCCTGCTGGCGCCGGCCGTGGCGGTCGCGCCCGTGCAGGCCCAGGACACCGGCCGCGCGCCGATGTCCGCCGAGCGGATGTGGGAGCTAAAGCGCCTGTCCAGCCCGGCGGTGTCGCCCGACGGCCGCCGCGCCGTGGTCGCGGTGGCGACCTCGGACAAGGCCAAGGACCAGTCGCTGTCGCGCCTGTGGCTGTTCGACCTGGCCGAGGGCGGCGCCCGGCCGCTGACCGCCGAGGGCGTGGCCAGCAGCAACCCGGTGTTCTCGCCGGACGGCAGCCGCATCCTGTTCGAATCGCGCCGCACCGGCGACGAGGTCAACCAGCTTTACGTCATCGACCTGGCCGGCGGCGAGGCGCGCCGGGTCACCAACGTGCCGACCGGCGCCACCGGCGCGCGCTGGTTCCCGGACGGCCGCGAGGTCGGCTTCGCGGCCCGCGTGTGGACCGACCTCGAGGCCTGGGACGCGCAGGGCAAGCGCATCACCGAGCGCAAGGACAGCAAGGACCGCGCCCAGGTCTGGGACCGGGCGCCGGTGCGCTACTGGGACCGCTTCCTGGACGATCGCGACGTGCACCTGTACCGCATCGGCATCGACGGCGGCGAGCCCAGGCCGATCACCCCCGGCACCGGCGTCCGCCTGGTCGGCGAGGGCGGCGCAGGCGCCTGGGACATCTCCCCCGACGGCCGCGAGATCGCCCTGACCGTCGACACCGACACCAGCGGCGTCGAGGGCAACAACGACATCCACGTCATCGACCTGGCCAGCGGCCAGGTGCGCAACCTCACCGCCGGCAACCCGGCCGGCGACAGCGCGCCGCGCTACAGCCCGGATGGCCGCTGGCTGGCCTATTCCAGGCAGACCATCCGCGGCTTCTACGCCGACCGCCAGCGGCTGGTGCTGGTCGACCGCCGCAGCGGCGCCGAGCGGGTGCTGACCGAGGACTTCGACCGTTCGGTGAGCGGCCCGCTGTGGACGCGCGATGCACGCAGCATGGTGGTCGCCATCGACGACGCCGGCACCGTCCGCCTGCATCGCATCGACACGGCCTCGGGCCGGGTCACGCCGATCACCGGCGCCACCAGCTACGGCTCGCCGGCGATGTCGGCTGACGGCCGCGTGCTGGTCGCGCTCAACGAGAGCTTCGTGCTGCCGCCGACCCTGGTCCGCGTCGATCCGCGCAGCGGCGCCGCCACGCAGCTGTCGCGCTTCAACGACGAGCTGCTGGCCGCCACCGACTTCGGCACCTATGAGAGCGTCACCTACGAAGGCGCCAACGGCCAGCCGATCCAGATGTGGGTGAACTATCCGCCGGGTTTCGACCGCAGCCGCAAATACCCGCTGTACCTGCTGATCCACGGCGGTCCGCACAACGGCATCACCGACGGTTTCCACTGGCGCTGGAACGCCCAGGTGTTCGGCAGCTGGGGCTATGTCACCGCCTGGCACAACTTCCATGGCTCGTCCGGCTTCGGCCAGGACTTCACCGACGCCATCAACCCGGACTGGGCGACCCTGCCCTACACCGACACCATCAAGGCCGCGCAGTGGTTCGCCGCGCAGCCGTGGATCGACGGCGAGCGCATGGCCGCCGCTGGCGGCAGCTACGGTGGGTATCTCAGTTCGCTGATCCTGGGTCGCGAGCACCCGTTCAAGACCCTGGTCATCCATGCCGCGGTGTACAACCTGTACACCCAGTACGCCTCCGACTACGGCGCCTCGCGGCGCCGCCACGGCGAGTTCTGGGACCAGCCCGAGCAGTTCCGCGCCACCTCGCCGCACTACCAGGCCGGCAACTTCGACACGCCCTCGCTGGTGATCCACGGCGAGCTCGACTACCGGGTGCCGGTGAACCACGGCATCGAGCTGTTCAACACCCTGCAGAACCGTGGCGTGCGCAGCCGGTTCCTGTACTACCCGGACGAGAACCACTGGGTGCTCAAGCACAACAACTCGCTGCGCTGGTACCGCGAGAAGCAGGCCTGGCTGGCCGAGTTCATCGGCGGCACCGCGCCCTGAGCGGCGACGCGCTCGCGCCGGCGAAGGGCTGTGCCCGCCGGCGCGGGCATCGGAGTCTTGCGCGGAGGCCCTTCGCCGTGGCCTGATCGACGTCGTGTCCCGGCCCGCTGCCCTGGGGCGTGTCGCCAGCGCGACGGCACCGCACTTCGCACCTCCCCCGCCTGCGGGGGCGGGGCGTGGGAGACGGCCGCCCCGCCCAGCGCGCTCCGCTGCAGGGGCAACGATGCAGATCATGGCCAGCCCCGACCCTCTCCCCCAGCCCCTCTCCCGCGCCGCGGGAGAGGGGAGCTGATGCCGCTCCGTTTCCGGCAATCCCGATTCCCCAATCCCGCTCGCCCAGCCCCGGCCCCAACCCCGGCCCCAACCCCGGCCCCGGCCCGCGGTCCCCGGTCCCCCGGTGCTCTGGTCCCCCGGTCCCCCAGTCCCCCAGTCCCCCGGTCCCCCGGTCCCCCGGTCCCCCGGTCCCCCGGTCCCCCGGTCCCCCGGTCCCCCGGTCCCCCGGTCCCCGGTTCCCCGGTCCCCGGTCCCCGGTCCCCGGTCCCCGGTCCCCGGTCCCCGGTCCCCGGTCCCCGGTCCCCAGTCCCCAGTCCCCAGTCCCCAGTCCCCAGTCCCGAGTCCCCAGTCCCGAGTCCCGGGTCCCGAGTCCCCAGTCCCGGCTTCAACTCTCCGGCGATCCGTCATAGTCTTCGCTGCGGCGCAGCAATGCGCGAAGCGGGGATCGGGCATGACCGTGGTAGCGCACAAGTTCGGGGGCACCTCGCTGGCCGATGCCGGACGCATCGCCCAGGTCGCCGACCTGCTGGCGGCGCGCGACGAGGCCCTGCAGGTGACCGTAGTGTCCGCCATGGCCGGCGTGACCGACGCGCTGACCGCCCTGGTGACCGCCGCCAGCGCCGGGCTGCCCGACTGGCGCGACCAGCTCCGCGCCGTGGCCGAGCGCCATCGGCAGGCGGCGGACCAGCTGCTGCCGGACGGCGACGCCGGCTTCATCGACCGCGAATTCGCCGACCTCGCCGACCTGCTGCACGGCCAGGCCCTGCTCGGCGCGCCGTCCGCCGAGGCGCTGGCCTTCGTCCAGGGCCTGGGCGAGGTGCTTTCCAGCGGCCTGCTGGTGCGCGCCCTGCGCGCCCGCGGCCTGGCGGTCGACCACCTGGACGCCCGCCAGGTGCTGCAGGTGGCCACGACGCCGGCCGGGCCGGTGGTCGACCAGGCCGCCACCCGCGCCCGTCTGGCTGCCTGGCGAAAGCACCACCGCGCCCCCCGCGTGGTCGTCACCGGCTTCATCGCCCGCCGCGCCGACGGCGCCACCACCACCCTGGGCCGCAACGGCAGCGACTGGTCGGCGGCGATCTTCGCCGACCTGTTCGAGGCCGAGGCGCTGCACATCTGGACCGACGTCGACGGCGTGCTCTCGGCCGATCCCCGCCTGGTCCCCGAGGCGGTGCTGCTGGACCGGCTCAGCCACGACGAGGCCTGCGAGCTGGCCTACTTCGGCGCCAAGGTCATCCATCCGCGCACCCTGGCGCCGGCGCTGGCCCGCGGCATGCCGATCGTCATCCGCAACACCTTCGCCCCGGAACGCCCGGGCACGCGCATCGAGCGCGGCCCCTGCGGCGGGCCGCCCGTCAAGGGCATCGCCACCGTCACCGGCCTGGCCCTGGTCGAGGTCGTCGGCGCCGGCATGATCGGCGTGCCCGGCACCGCCGAGCGCGTGTTCGGCGCCCTGCACGACGCCGGCGTCTCGGTGGTGATGATCTCCCAGGGCAGTTCCGAACATTCGATCTGCTGCGCGGTGCAGGCCGGCGCCGCCGACACCGCGGTGCGCGCCCTGCGCGACGCCTTCGCCGCCGAGCTGGCCAGCGGC
This region of Lysobacterales bacterium genomic DNA includes:
- a CDS encoding S9 family peptidase — translated: MTRMLWIFALLAPAVAVAPVQAQDTGRAPMSAERMWELKRLSSPAVSPDGRRAVVAVATSDKAKDQSLSRLWLFDLAEGGARPLTAEGVASSNPVFSPDGSRILFESRRTGDEVNQLYVIDLAGGEARRVTNVPTGATGARWFPDGREVGFAARVWTDLEAWDAQGKRITERKDSKDRAQVWDRAPVRYWDRFLDDRDVHLYRIGIDGGEPRPITPGTGVRLVGEGGAGAWDISPDGREIALTVDTDTSGVEGNNDIHVIDLASGQVRNLTAGNPAGDSAPRYSPDGRWLAYSRQTIRGFYADRQRLVLVDRRSGAERVLTEDFDRSVSGPLWTRDARSMVVAIDDAGTVRLHRIDTASGRVTPITGATSYGSPAMSADGRVLVALNESFVLPPTLVRVDPRSGAATQLSRFNDELLAATDFGTYESVTYEGANGQPIQMWVNYPPGFDRSRKYPLYLLIHGGPHNGITDGFHWRWNAQVFGSWGYVTAWHNFHGSSGFGQDFTDAINPDWATLPYTDTIKAAQWFAAQPWIDGERMAAAGGSYGGYLSSLILGREHPFKTLVIHAAVYNLYTQYASDYGASRRRHGEFWDQPEQFRATSPHYQAGNFDTPSLVIHGELDYRVPVNHGIELFNTLQNRGVRSRFLYYPDENHWVLKHNNSLRWYREKQAWLAEFIGGTAP
- a CDS encoding response regulator — translated: MFKNLFRKESEPPERRSTERVDAREGLRILVVDDSSTVVAVLGKMLRQAGYEVSEAVDGEQGLETVTRDLPDLVFLDIVLPGMSGFAVLRAMRRDPRSHHIPVIMISGNLRATEEFYGQRIGADDFMKKPFGRSEVFSRIQALVERGRLPRRGLPAGLADSAPDTVELVQDAPAPDATRQG